In a genomic window of Actinomycetes bacterium:
- a CDS encoding dipeptide ABC transporter ATP-binding protein: MTTATDPLLRVTDLKTWFPITAGVFKKHIGDVKAVNGVSLTVDPGETVGLVGESGCGKSTAGRSMLKLIEPTGGTVEFDGQDITALSRKDMVPLRREMQMIFQDPYSSLNPRHTVGGIIAAPFIIQGIKPEGGIKKAVQDLMSRVGLNPEHYNRYPNEFSGGQRQRIGIARAVALQPRLIVCDEPVSALDVSIQAQVINLLEDLQDEYGLAYVFIAHDLSVVRHIADRVMVMYLGKLVEVADSEELYRSPRHPYSVALLSAVPVPDPIREAARERILLTGDLPSPSDPPSGCVFRTRCWKAQEICATEEPPLRELASRHQVACHFPEQPDRGESIVAPGVAAADA, from the coding sequence GTGACCACCGCGACAGACCCCCTGCTCCGGGTCACCGACCTGAAGACCTGGTTCCCGATCACCGCCGGAGTGTTCAAGAAGCACATCGGAGACGTCAAGGCGGTCAACGGCGTCAGCCTCACCGTCGATCCGGGCGAGACAGTGGGGCTGGTCGGTGAGAGCGGTTGCGGCAAGAGCACCGCCGGTCGCTCGATGCTCAAGCTGATCGAGCCCACCGGAGGCACGGTCGAGTTCGACGGCCAGGACATCACCGCGCTCTCCCGCAAGGACATGGTCCCTCTGCGGCGCGAGATGCAGATGATCTTCCAGGACCCGTACTCGTCGCTGAACCCGCGGCACACCGTCGGCGGGATCATCGCGGCCCCATTCATCATCCAGGGCATCAAGCCCGAGGGGGGCATCAAGAAGGCCGTCCAGGACCTGATGAGCCGGGTGGGCCTGAACCCAGAGCACTACAACCGCTACCCCAACGAGTTCTCCGGTGGTCAGCGCCAGCGGATCGGCATCGCCCGAGCGGTGGCGCTACAGCCGAGGCTCATCGTCTGCGACGAGCCGGTCTCCGCTCTCGACGTCTCGATCCAGGCCCAGGTCATCAACCTGCTCGAGGACCTGCAGGACGAGTACGGGCTGGCGTACGTGTTCATCGCCCACGACCTGTCCGTGGTCCGCCACATCGCCGACCGGGTCATGGTCATGTACCTCGGCAAGCTGGTCGAGGTCGCCGACTCCGAGGAGCTCTACCGCTCACCTCGTCACCCGTACAGCGTGGCCCTGCTCTCCGCGGTCCCGGTGCCCGACCCGATCCGGGAGGCGGCCCGGGAGCGGATCCTGCTCACGGGCGACCTGCCGAGCCCGAGCGACCCGCCGTCCGGGTGCGTCTTCCGGACGCGCTGCTGGAAGGCCCAGGAGATCTGCGCCACGGAGGAGCCGCCGCTGCGCGAGCTGGCCTCGCGTCACCAGGTCGCCTGCCACTTCCCGGAGCAGCCGGACCGCGGCGAGTCCATCGTCGCGCCGGGCGTCGCCGCCGCCGACGCCTGA
- a CDS encoding AAA family ATPase produces MASEASGLHVLDAAKADVGRTRERARQRRLTRLALWLGVPTLFLWYRLADRRPFNVLAMPSVPINVLVYLLFFGALGAVALVPMLMARRSPHVTFSPEQIDIRLSDVVGIEPVKEEVVRSLNLFLAHKQFADTMGGTPRRGLLFEGAPGTGKTHLAKAMAREAGVPFLFVSGTSFQNMYYGATAWKIRAYFKALRKAARTEGGAIGFIEEIDAIAVARGGLGATAMPDVARMVSCCGGLEGLPSLYGQPATTVHPNITSEGVGGVVNELLVQMQSFDTPTGWQRLRAWGVDHVNPLLPASRQLHKPKPSPTNVLIIAATNRADNLDPALLRPGRFDRRLTFEPPDKAGRRELVDFFLARKAHHLELDEDEQRDQLASVTQGYTPVMIEHVFDEALVNAMRRGDEMMNRRDVERARLVEEVGMGQPVAYTDHEARLIATHESGHATVAWLVAPYRRLEVLTIIKRRSALGMLAHGDAADVYTRSRSELVHLIQIAMGGQCAEEIFFGDVSTGPGGDLLYATNVAAQMVGAAGMTDTLVSLGAVQGSAFNDTNLVGRVLADADGRRRVEDLLQQQKMVASSLLNANKHLVEALRDALLERHELVGREITAVLEAARDAHERRGSSTMAGLIDLRDAAPAQPASVAPAPPAAESE; encoded by the coding sequence GTGGCGAGCGAGGCATCCGGCCTGCACGTCCTCGATGCGGCCAAGGCGGACGTCGGCCGCACCCGGGAGCGGGCCCGGCAGCGCCGGCTGACGCGGCTCGCGCTCTGGCTCGGCGTCCCGACGCTGTTCCTCTGGTACCGCCTCGCGGACCGCCGGCCCTTCAACGTGCTCGCGATGCCATCGGTCCCGATCAACGTCCTGGTCTACCTGCTCTTCTTCGGCGCCCTCGGCGCGGTGGCGCTGGTCCCGATGCTCATGGCGCGGCGCTCCCCGCACGTGACGTTCAGCCCGGAACAGATCGACATCAGGCTCAGCGACGTGGTCGGGATCGAGCCGGTCAAGGAGGAGGTGGTCCGCTCCCTCAACCTCTTCCTGGCGCACAAGCAGTTCGCCGACACGATGGGCGGCACGCCGCGGCGCGGCCTGCTCTTCGAGGGCGCTCCGGGAACCGGCAAGACCCACCTTGCCAAGGCGATGGCCCGCGAGGCGGGGGTGCCCTTCCTGTTCGTCTCCGGCACGTCCTTCCAGAACATGTACTACGGCGCGACCGCGTGGAAGATCCGGGCCTACTTCAAGGCCCTGCGCAAGGCGGCGCGCACCGAGGGCGGTGCGATCGGCTTCATCGAGGAGATCGACGCCATCGCGGTCGCCCGCGGTGGGCTGGGGGCCACGGCGATGCCCGACGTCGCCCGCATGGTCTCCTGCTGCGGAGGGCTCGAGGGGCTGCCGAGCCTGTACGGTCAGCCGGCCACGACCGTTCACCCCAACATCACCAGCGAGGGCGTCGGCGGCGTCGTGAACGAGCTGCTGGTGCAGATGCAGTCCTTCGACACGCCAACCGGGTGGCAGCGCCTGCGCGCGTGGGGGGTCGACCACGTCAACCCGCTGCTTCCGGCCTCGCGCCAGCTGCACAAGCCGAAGCCGAGTCCCACGAACGTGCTGATCATCGCGGCGACCAACCGGGCTGACAACCTCGACCCCGCCCTGCTGCGTCCCGGACGCTTCGACCGCCGACTCACCTTCGAGCCCCCGGACAAGGCCGGCCGTCGCGAGCTCGTCGACTTCTTCCTCGCCCGCAAGGCGCACCACCTGGAGCTGGACGAGGACGAGCAGCGTGACCAGCTGGCGAGCGTGACCCAGGGCTACACGCCGGTGATGATCGAGCACGTCTTCGACGAGGCGCTGGTCAACGCGATGCGGCGCGGCGACGAGATGATGAACCGCCGAGACGTCGAGCGGGCACGCCTCGTCGAGGAGGTCGGCATGGGCCAGCCCGTGGCCTACACCGACCACGAGGCGCGCCTCATCGCCACCCACGAGTCCGGACACGCCACGGTCGCGTGGCTCGTGGCGCCGTACCGGCGCCTGGAGGTCCTGACCATCATCAAGCGGCGCTCGGCGCTGGGGATGCTGGCGCACGGGGACGCGGCCGACGTCTACACGCGCTCCCGGTCGGAGCTTGTGCACCTCATCCAGATCGCCATGGGGGGCCAGTGCGCGGAGGAGATCTTCTTCGGCGACGTCTCCACCGGCCCGGGCGGGGACCTGCTCTATGCGACGAACGTCGCGGCGCAGATGGTCGGCGCGGCGGGCATGACCGACACCCTGGTGTCCCTCGGCGCGGTCCAGGGGTCCGCCTTCAACGACACCAACCTCGTGGGCAGGGTGCTCGCCGACGCTGACGGCCGCCGCCGCGTCGAGGACCTGCTCCAGCAGCAGAAGATGGTCGCGTCGAGCCTGCTGAACGCGAACAAGCACCTCGTGGAGGCGCTGCGCGACGCGCTGCTGGAGCGCCACGAGCTCGTGGGGCGCGAGATCACCGCCGTGCTCGAGGCCGCGCGCGACGCGCACGAGCGCCGCGGGTCGAGCACCATGGCAGGCCTCATCGACCTCCGTGACGCGGCACCTGCGCAGCCCGCCTCCGTCGCCCCCGCCCCGCCGGCCGCTGAGTCCGAATGA
- a CDS encoding prolyl oligopeptidase family serine peptidase: MTNDSPSFPRLLARTMRFTLGVPRGITISPDGARVTFVRSTSGVDRVGRLWVLDVASGEERLVADPAALLAQGEEHLSDDERARRERSREVGAGVTAYSTDAAATRAVFALSSRLFVADLVGDAGVREIPAETPVADPQVSPDGQWVAYVARRTVHVVSIDGDEARTLCAPASEEESWGLAEFVAAEELDRFHGMWWSPESTGLLVAQVDERPVRTFWIADPANPDQRPHEHRYPAAGTANAEVALWYVALDGGRTEVPWDHEALPYLVGVSWTPARPALVSLMDRRQQRQLVLSVEDPAAPKEQLEITDPSWVDVVPGTPCWWGERVLTVEVQADSYRLFADGEALTPEALQVRAVLDVADDAVLLLAGEDPVERRAYLLGRDGSLTGLGSGMSAARRAGGTTVVRSETIDSPAPHFAVMRADGSTLEAPRVLAAEPPIQAAPAFVPGDRVRTAVLLPTGWNAEDAPLPVLMAPYGGPHHAEVTYAGRAYLEDQWFADQGFAVVIGDGPGAPGSPSWERAVRLDLATPALEGQVAALEAAAKAYPGALDLGRVGIRGWSFGGYLAALAVLRRPDVFHAAVAGAPVTEWTLYDTAYTERYLGLPQENPEAYARSSLLDLAAELRRPLMVIHGLADDNVLPAHTLRLSSALLAAGRPHQVLPLSGITHLTPQEVVSENLLLLQVSFLKDALGVR, encoded by the coding sequence GTGACCAACGACTCGCCCAGCTTCCCGCGCCTGCTCGCCCGCACGATGCGCTTCACCCTCGGCGTCCCCCGTGGGATCACCATCTCCCCGGACGGCGCGCGCGTGACGTTCGTGCGCAGCACCTCCGGCGTCGACCGGGTGGGCCGCCTGTGGGTCCTCGACGTCGCGTCGGGGGAGGAGCGCCTCGTCGCCGACCCCGCGGCCCTGCTCGCCCAGGGCGAGGAGCATCTGAGCGACGACGAGCGCGCGCGGCGCGAGCGCTCCCGCGAGGTCGGGGCAGGCGTGACGGCGTACAGCACCGACGCCGCGGCCACCCGAGCGGTCTTCGCGCTCTCCTCGCGGCTGTTCGTCGCGGACCTGGTGGGCGACGCGGGGGTGCGGGAGATCCCGGCGGAGACCCCGGTCGCGGACCCGCAGGTCTCCCCGGACGGCCAGTGGGTCGCGTACGTGGCGCGCCGCACGGTCCACGTCGTCAGCATCGACGGGGACGAGGCGCGGACCCTGTGCGCCCCGGCGTCGGAGGAGGAGTCCTGGGGGCTCGCCGAGTTCGTCGCGGCCGAGGAGCTCGACCGCTTCCATGGCATGTGGTGGTCCCCGGAGTCCACCGGCCTGCTGGTGGCGCAGGTCGACGAGCGCCCGGTGCGGACGTTCTGGATCGCCGACCCGGCCAACCCCGACCAGCGCCCGCACGAGCACCGCTACCCCGCGGCCGGGACCGCCAACGCAGAGGTGGCCCTGTGGTACGTCGCGCTCGACGGGGGACGCACCGAGGTGCCGTGGGACCACGAGGCCCTGCCCTACCTCGTCGGCGTGTCGTGGACACCGGCCCGACCGGCGCTGGTCTCGCTGATGGATCGCCGCCAGCAGCGGCAGCTGGTCCTGTCGGTCGAGGACCCGGCAGCGCCCAAGGAGCAGCTCGAGATCACCGACCCGTCGTGGGTGGATGTCGTCCCGGGGACTCCGTGCTGGTGGGGCGAGCGAGTCCTCACGGTCGAGGTGCAGGCCGACAGCTATCGGCTCTTCGCCGACGGCGAGGCCCTGACCCCCGAGGCCTTGCAGGTCCGCGCCGTCCTCGACGTGGCCGACGACGCGGTCCTGCTGCTCGCCGGTGAGGACCCGGTGGAGCGGCGCGCGTACCTGCTCGGCCGCGACGGCAGCCTCACCGGCCTGGGCTCGGGCATGTCCGCGGCCAGGCGAGCCGGGGGCACCACGGTCGTACGCAGCGAGACCATCGACTCCCCTGCACCGCACTTCGCGGTGATGCGAGCCGACGGCTCCACGCTCGAGGCGCCACGGGTCCTCGCCGCGGAGCCGCCGATTCAGGCGGCACCGGCGTTCGTCCCCGGCGACCGGGTGCGCACTGCCGTGCTGCTGCCCACCGGCTGGAACGCCGAGGACGCTCCGTTGCCGGTCCTCATGGCCCCCTACGGGGGCCCGCACCACGCGGAAGTCACCTACGCCGGGCGGGCCTACCTCGAGGACCAGTGGTTCGCCGACCAGGGTTTCGCGGTCGTCATCGGGGATGGCCCCGGGGCGCCCGGATCGCCGTCATGGGAGCGGGCGGTCCGCCTCGACCTGGCCACCCCGGCCCTGGAGGGGCAGGTCGCTGCACTGGAGGCCGCCGCGAAGGCGTACCCGGGTGCGCTGGACCTCGGTCGCGTGGGCATCCGCGGCTGGTCCTTCGGCGGGTACCTGGCCGCCCTGGCCGTCCTGCGCCGTCCTGACGTCTTCCACGCCGCCGTCGCGGGCGCGCCGGTGACCGAGTGGACGCTCTACGACACGGCGTACACCGAGCGCTACCTCGGTCTGCCGCAGGAGAACCCGGAGGCATACGCGCGCAGCTCCCTGCTCGACCTCGCCGCCGAGCTGCGCCGCCCGCTGATGGTGATCCACGGCCTGGCCGACGACAACGTGCTGCCGGCCCACACGCTGCGGCTCTCCAGCGCGCTGCTCGCCGCGGGACGACCGCACCAGGTGCTGCCGCTGTCCGGCATCACCCACCTCACCCCGCAGGAGGTCGTGTCCGAGAACCTGCTCCTGCTGCAGGTGAGCTTCCTGAAGGACGCGCTCGGGGTCCGCTAG
- the mshB gene encoding N-acetyl-1-D-myo-inositol-2-amino-2-deoxy-alpha-D-glucopyranoside deacetylase, with amino-acid sequence MTDVLAARRAIFVHAHPDDESIANGATMARYAAEGVHVTLVTCTRGEEGEVLVPALEHLAAQHTDELGAHREQELAAAMAELGVEDHRFLGGAGRYRDSGMMGEPTNSRPDCFWQADVDEAAGHLVAVLREVRPQVLATYNANGGYGHPDHIQAHRVAMRAVELSADPTYRPELGEAWLVAKVYESALPRSYMERGLEAMKASGTDFFGVDSVDDFPFVDPDESVTTRVDARAYEPVKMRALAAHATQVTVDGPFFALSNNVGQEAWGYEFYRLVQGRTAAPFDEDGREDGLFNGLE; translated from the coding sequence ATGACCGATGTCCTGGCCGCACGCCGCGCGATCTTCGTGCATGCGCACCCCGACGACGAGTCGATCGCCAACGGAGCGACGATGGCCCGCTACGCCGCGGAGGGAGTGCACGTCACTCTCGTGACCTGCACCCGGGGCGAGGAGGGCGAGGTCCTCGTGCCCGCTCTCGAGCACCTCGCCGCCCAGCACACCGACGAGCTGGGCGCCCACCGGGAGCAGGAGCTCGCCGCGGCGATGGCCGAGCTCGGGGTCGAGGACCACCGCTTCCTCGGCGGAGCCGGTCGCTACCGTGACAGCGGGATGATGGGTGAGCCGACCAACTCACGCCCCGACTGCTTCTGGCAGGCCGACGTCGACGAGGCGGCGGGTCACCTGGTGGCGGTGCTTCGCGAGGTACGTCCCCAGGTCCTGGCGACGTACAACGCCAACGGTGGCTATGGGCACCCGGACCACATCCAGGCCCACCGGGTGGCGATGCGGGCGGTGGAGCTCAGCGCCGATCCGACGTACCGTCCCGAGCTCGGCGAGGCGTGGCTGGTGGCCAAGGTCTACGAGAGCGCCCTGCCCCGCTCGTACATGGAGCGCGGGCTGGAGGCGATGAAGGCCAGCGGGACGGACTTCTTCGGGGTCGACTCCGTCGACGACTTCCCGTTCGTTGATCCCGACGAGTCGGTGACCACGCGAGTGGACGCCCGGGCGTACGAGCCGGTGAAGATGCGCGCGCTCGCCGCGCACGCGACCCAGGTCACCGTCGACGGCCCGTTCTTCGCCCTGTCCAACAACGTCGGGCAGGAGGCGTGGGGCTATGAGTTCTACCGGCTCGTCCAGGGGCGGACCGCGGCTCCCTTCGACGAGGACGGGCGCGAGGACGGGCTCTTCAACGGCCTGGAGTGA
- a CDS encoding chemotaxis protein CheW has product MQEAATVSDREPGDPGEPVEVVPDAIVVRLGVARYAVPMADVAEVVPVPAVTRVPGMPTWLAGVVNWRGHVLPVLDLRPVLGEPTSPLPTSARVVVLTRDGIEAGLLVELITGLLTPSQAAALPTPSTASTGAVELVHGVVDSGGPVSLLDAEAVLDLRRSLPSTRRS; this is encoded by the coding sequence GTGCAGGAAGCCGCGACCGTCTCAGACCGCGAGCCGGGGGATCCCGGCGAGCCGGTCGAGGTCGTCCCCGACGCGATCGTGGTGCGCCTGGGAGTCGCCCGGTACGCCGTCCCGATGGCCGACGTCGCCGAGGTGGTGCCGGTGCCGGCCGTCACGCGGGTCCCTGGGATGCCCACCTGGCTCGCCGGGGTCGTCAACTGGCGCGGGCACGTGCTGCCGGTCCTCGACCTGCGCCCGGTGCTCGGCGAGCCGACCAGCCCGCTGCCGACGAGCGCGCGCGTCGTCGTCCTCACCCGCGACGGGATCGAGGCCGGCCTGCTCGTCGAGCTGATCACCGGACTTCTGACGCCCTCCCAGGCCGCCGCGCTCCCCACCCCCTCGACTGCCTCCACGGGCGCCGTCGAGCTCGTCCATGGCGTCGTGGACTCGGGCGGCCCGGTCTCCCTGCTCGACGCCGAAGCCGTCCTCGACCTCCGCCGTTCCCTGCCGTCGACCCGACGCAGCTGA